The Papaver somniferum cultivar HN1 chromosome 3, ASM357369v1, whole genome shotgun sequence genome includes a region encoding these proteins:
- the LOC113356908 gene encoding probable inactive receptor kinase At5g67200, translating to MLKNLFITLFLLSLFTATLSSSSSVSNKKNAQVLPNDALSILSFKSTSDLNNNLHFHVNNRSTNHCQWVGVKCAQGRVVRFVIEGFNLGGYFGFNTLTRLDQLRVLSLRNNSLTGPIPDLSGLVNLKSLFLHHNSFSGVFPPSIVSLHRLRTLDLSYNNLSGLIPPKITGLDRLYYLRLEWNHFNGSVPPFNQSSLQIFNVSGNNLAGPIPITAALSRFRSSSFSWNPALCGEMLNKDCHSNAPFFRSSPIAPEPSESDQSQQLSGLLLPSSSFSHKHKKPILIIGVSIAALVFLGSILVFLLGIKRRSKQRVSVSSPPELVNYPNDDGVIMIVEEDNELLQTKVKEMQKIQLGKSGNLIFCAGENQVYSLEQLMRASAEMLGRGSIGTTYKAVLDNQLIVTVKRLDVVKTSKTSKEMFEHHMESVGVLRHPNLVPLRAYFQAKDEKLLIYDYQPNGSLFSLIHGSRSTRSKPLHWTSCLKIAEDVAQGLSYVHQASRLLHGNLKSSNVLLGADFEACLTDYCLSVLADSLDDPDSAGYKAPEIRNAGSQPTTKSDVYAFGILLLELLTGKPALNLYHLPTDLQNWVGAEREFEGGDENRLWMLLELATACSKTSPEQRPSMWQVIKMIQEIKENVVREDSESMNPTNRFP from the exons ATGCTGAAAAATCTCTTCATCACTCTGTTTCTTCTCTCTTTATTTACTGCtactctttcttcttcatcatcagtgAGTAACAAGAAGAATGCCCAAGTACTGCCTAATGATGCTTTATCCATTCTTTCTTTTAAATCTACTTCCGATTTGAACAACAATCTTCATTTCCATGTAAACAACAGATCAACCAACCATTGTCAATGGGTAGGAGTAAAATGTGCTCAAGGAAGAGTAGTTCGTTTTGTAATAGAAGGGTTTAATCTTGGTGGATATTTTGGGTTTAATACATTAACTCGCTTAGATCAACTCAGAGTTTTAAGCTTACGGAATAACTCACTCACTGGACCGATTCCTGATCTTTCTGGTTTAGTAAATCTCAAATCTCTCTTCTTACATCATAACTCATTTTCTGGTGTTTTCCCTCCTTCAATCGTATCTCTTCATAGATTAAGAACATTAGATCTTTCTTACAATAACCTTTCTGGTTTAATTCCACCCAAGATAACCGGTCTGGATCGGTTGTATTATCTTAGACTTGAATGGAACCATTTTAATGGGTCGGTTCCACCGTTTAACCAATCttctcttcaaatcttcaatgtctCCGGCAATAATCTTGCCGGTCCAATACCCATTACTGCTGCACTATCCCGTTTTCgctcatcatcattttcatggaatcCAGCGCTATGTGGAGAGATGTTGAATAAAGATTGTCATTCTAATGCACCCTTTTTCAGGTCTTCACCAATAGCTCCAGAACCATCAGAAAGTGACCAAAGCCAGCAATTATCAGGGCTGCTTCttccttcttcatcattttctcataAACACAAGAAACCCATTTTGATTATAGGGGTTTCAATTGCAGCATTGGTATTTCTTGGATCAATTTTAGTATTTTTACTAGGCATTAAAAGAAGAAGCAAACAGAGGGTTTCAGTATCATCACCACCTGAGTTAGTCAATTATCCGAATGACGATGGAGTAATAATGATAGTGGAAGAAGATAATGAATTATTACAGACAAAAGTGAAAGAAATGCAGAAGATTCAGCTGGGAAAGAGTGGGAATTTGATATTTTGTGCAGGTGAAAATCAAGTTTACAGTTTGGAACAGTTAATGAGAGCTTCAGCTGAAATGCTTGGAAGAGGTTCAATCGGTACTACATATAAAGCTGTTTTAGATAATCAGCTGATTGTTACTGTGAAAAGACTCGATGTTGTTAAAACATCAAAAACTAGTAAAGAAATGTTTGAACATCATATGGAGTCAGTTGGTGTTTTGAGACATCCTAATCTTGTTCCTCTCAGAGCTTATTTTCAAGCTAAAGATGAAAAGCTTCTCATTTATGATTATCAACCTAATGGCAGCCTCTTCTCTCTAATCCATG GTTCAAGATCAACAAGATCAAAGCCGTTACATTGGACATCATGTTTAAAAATAGCTGAAGACGTTGCACAAGGATTATCTTACGTTCACCAAGCATCAAGACTACTTCATGGAAACCTGAAATCGTCGAATGTACTACTAGGTGCTGATTTTGAAGCTTGTCTTACTGATTATTGCCTGTCGGTTCTAGCCGATTCCTTGGATGACCCAGATTCAGCTGGGTACAAAGCACCTGAGATTCGAAATGCTGGTTCTCAACCAACCACAAAGTCTGATGTTTACGCGTTCGGTATTCTCTTACTAGAACTTCTTACTGGCAAGCCTGCATTGAATTTATATCATCTACCCACTGATCTTCAAAATTGGGTTGGGGCTGAAAGAGAATTTGAAGGTGGCGATGAAAATCGGCTTTGGATGCTTCTTGAATTAGCTACTGCTTGTAGTAAGACATCCCCGGAACAAAGACCCTCAATGTGGCAAGTCATTAAAATGATTCAAGAGATCAAGGAAAATGTTGTAAGGGAAGATAGCGAATCGATGAACCCAACCAACAGATTTCCTTAG
- the LOC113356909 gene encoding kinesin-like protein KIN-4A: protein MTMETSEDCCVKVAVHVRPLIGDERLQGCIDCVNVVPGKPQIQIGTHSFTFDHVYGSSGSPSSSMFEECVAPLVDGLFQGYNATVLAYGQTGSGKTYTMGTGSNDSQSGLIPQVMNALFSKMETLKHESEFQLNVSFIEILKEEVHDLLDSTSLSKSETTNGHAVKVASPGKPPIQIRESSNGVITLAGSTEVGISTLKEMAACLEQGSLSRATGSTNMNNQSSRSHAIFTITLEQIRKPKPASPGDTNQYEDMSEEYLCAKLHLVDLAGSERAKRTGSDGLRFKEGVHINKGLLALGNVISALGDEKKRKEGAHVPYRDSKLTRLLQDSLGGNSRTVMIACISPADINVEETLNTLKYANRARNIQNKPIVNRDPRSNEMQKMRQQLECLQAELLTRSARVSSEEVQVLKERIAWLEASNADLCRELHEYRRRSNSVEHCATNSPQGADSVPKSDGLKRGLQNLDSSDLIMAETITCDNSKEIDEEVAKEWEHTLLQNTMDKELNELNKRLEQKESEMKLFGGFDTMALKQHFGKKIMELEDEKRTVQQDRDRLLAEVESLAANSDGQTQKMQDVHTHKLKALEAQILDLKKKQDGQVQIVKQKQRTDEATKRLQDEIQYIKSQKVQLQHRIKQEAEQFRQWKASREKELLQLRKEGRKNEYERHKLQALNQRQKMVLQRKTEEAAMATKRLKELLEGRKSSSRDSSGTTNGNHQNNEKSLQKMLDHELEVLVNVHEVRLEYEKQSQVRAALAEELAILKQEDGFASKGFNSPNKKNGHSRVSSMTPNTRMSRIASLESMMSISSNALVAMASQLSEAGERERAFTGRGHWNQLRTMVDAKNLLQHMFNAAADARCRLWEKEVEVKEMKEQLKELVGLLRQSEARRKEIEKQQKLREQSVAVALATSTKGNGNVSPKYFADDMCGSMNPMAVPAQKQLKFTPGIANGSIRESAAFLDQTRKMVPVGQLLMGKKLAVAGQAGKLWKWKRSHHQWLVQYKWKWQKPWRLSEYIRHSDETIVRTKPRQQIRAV from the exons ATGACAATGGAGACAAGTGAAGACTGTTGTGTAAAAGTTGCAGTTCATGTTAGACCATTGATTGGTGATGAGAGGTTACAAGGTTGTATAGATTGTGTTAATGTTGTTCCTGGCAAACCACAG ATACAAATTGGGACACATTCTTTCACTTTTGATCATGTCTATGGAAGCAGTGGCTCTCCATCATCTTCCATGTTTGAAGAGTGTGTTGCTCCACTTGTAGACGGTTTATTCCAAGGATACAATGCCACTGTTCTTGCTTATGGTCAG ACTGGTTCAGGGAAAACATACACCATGGGGACAGGTTCCAACGATTCTCAATCAGGGCTCATCCCTCAAGTAATGAATGCTCTGTTCAgcaaaatggaaactttgaagcaTGAATCAGAATTCCAATTAAATGTTTCCTTCATTGAG ATTTTAAAAGAAGAGGTGCACGACTTGCTAGATTCCACATCTTTAAGCAAATCAGAAACTACCAATGGACATGCTGTGAAAGTTGCGAGCCCTGGTAAACCACCAATTCAAATTCGCGAGTCATCAAATGGTGTTATAACATTAGCTGGATCAACTGAAGTTGGTATTAGTACACTAAAAGAAATGGCTGCATGCCTTGAACAAGGATCATTAAGCAGGGCAACAGGAAGCACGAACATGAACAACCAGTCCAG tcGTTCGCATGCTATATTCACAATTACTCTAGAGCAGATTCGTAAACCCAAACCAGCTTCTCCTGGGGATACCAACCAATATGAGGATATGAGTGAAGAATATCTATGTGCAAAGCTCCATTTGGTGGATCTTGCTGGATCAGAGAGAGCTAAACGAACGGGCTCTGATGGTCTTCGTTTTAAGGAAG GAGTTCATATCAACAAGGGACTTCTTGCACTTGGTAACGTGATAAGTGCACTTGGTGacgagaagaagaggaaagaaggCGCTCATGTGCCTTATCGGGACAGTAAACTTACTCGTCTCTTGCAG GATTCACTTGGTGGAAACAGCAGAACTGTTATGATAG CTTGCATCAGCCCAGCTGATATTAATGTTGAGGAGACTCTTAATACTCTCAAGTATGCTAATCGAGCTCGAAATATCCAGAATAAGCCTATT GTTAATAGGGATCCTAGATCCAATGAGATGCAAAAAATGCGTCAGCAACTCGAATGTTTGCAAGCAGAACTACTTACTCGTAGTGCAAGAGTTTCATCTGAGGAAGTTCAG GTTCTCAAAGAAAGGATTGCTTGGCTTGAGGCCTCTAATGCAGATCTCTGTAGGGAACTTCATGAGTACCGTCGCAGAAGCAATTCAGTAGAGCATTGTGCAACCAATTCTCCA CAAGGTGCAGACAGTGTTCCAAAAAGCGATGGGCTAAAGAGGGGCTTGCAGAATCTTGACTCATCAGATTTGATAATGGCTGAAACCATCACAT GTGACAATTCCAAAGAAATTGATGAAGAAGTAGCAAAAGAGTGGGAGCATACACTTCTGCAAAATACCATGGACAAAGAATTAAATGAGTTAAATAAACGTCTGGAACAAAAAGAG TCAGAGATGAAACTGTTTGGAGGTTTTGATACTATGGCACTGAAGCAGCACTTTGGGAAGAAAATCATGGAACTTGAGGACGAGAAAAGAACTGTGCAG CAAGACAGGGATCGTCTGTTGGCTGAAGTTGAAAGTCTCGCTGCTAATTCTGATGGTCAAACTCAGAAAATGCAAGATGTTCACACACATAAACTTAAGGCACTTGAAGCACAG ATTTTGGATCTCAAGAAGAAGCAGGATGGTCAAGTTCAGATTGTAAAGCAAAAACAAAGAACTGATGAAGCAACTAAGCGGTTACAGGATGAAATACAATATATCAAGTCACAGAAG GTCCAACTTCAACATAGGATTAAGCAAGAGGCAGAGCAGTTTCGCCAGTGGAAGGCGTCTCGAGAAAAGGAACTTTTACAG CTGCGGAAAGAGGGAAGGAAAAATGAGTATGAACGGCATAAACTACAGGCTCTAAATCAGCGTCAGAAAATG GTCCTTCAAAGAAAAACTGAAGAGGCTGCCATGGCAACCAAAAGGCTAAAAGAGTTGCTTGAAGGTCGCAAGTCTTCATCGCGTGATAGCTCAG GGACCACTAATGGTAATCACCAAAATAATGAGAAATCCTTACAAAAAATGCTTGATCATGAGCTAGAAGTTCTGGTGAATGTGCATGAAGTTCGCCTCGAGTATGAAAAGCAAAGCCAAGT ACGAGCTGCTCTGGCAGAAGAGTTGGCCATATTGAAACAAGAGGATGGTTTTGCTTCCAAGGGGTTTAATTCCCCTAACAAAAAGAATGGGCACTCAAG AGTATCCTCCATGACGCCAAATACAAGAATGTCAAGAATTGCATCTCTTGAGAGCATGATGAGCATTTCTTCGAATGCACTTGTAGCAATGGCATCTCAACTTTCAGAAGCAGGAGAGAGGGAGCGTGCCTTCACTGGCCGTGGACATTGGAATCAGTTGCGTACAATGGTAGATGCAAAGAACTTGCTTCAACACATGTTTAATGCTGCTGCAGATGCAAG ATGTCGGTTATGGGAAAAGGAAGTTGAAGTTAAGGAAATGAAAGAACAATTGAAGGAGCTCGTTGGTCTACTGCGACAAAGTGAGGCACGGCGAAAAGAGATTGAGAAGCAGCAAAAGTTGAGAGAGCAATCCGTGGCAGTTGCCTTGGCTACATCAACTAAG GGCAATGGAAACGTTTCACCAAAATATTTCGCTGATGACATGTGTGGATCTATGAATCCAATGGCAGTGCCGGCGCAAAAGCAACTTAAATTCACACCAGGCATAGCTAATGGTTCAATCAGAGAATCAGCAGCCTTTTTGGACCAAACGCGAAAG ATGGTACCGGTTGGGCAGTTATTGATGGGAAAGAAACTGGCAGTTGCTGGTCAAGCTGGGAAGCTCTGGAAGTGGAAGAGAAGTCACCACCAATGGTTGGTACAATACAAATGGAAGTGGCAAAAGCCATGGAGACTCTCTGAATATATCAGACATAGTGATGAAACGATCGTCCGAACAAAGCCCAGGCAGCAGATTCGTGCAGTGTGA